CCTGACCCTACGGTGCAATTTTGCCATGTGATTGCTAAATATAATCGGAAGCGGCTCTAAAACACCCACTAATATTTGATATGAACGCTGTCACTGGTGATGGTCTAGTGGTTATGAATAAAGGATAAAATAAAGAATCATCCATGATTCTTTGAAATGTCTTGGGATTACATGTCAGGATTGGTGGCTTTAGCCGTGCAATCATATTCAAgtctttaaaatataaaagcaaTCATCAGACCAACAAGCAGTAACGTAGCCACTGAGAGGTTTGTAAATCCCGTCGAACTCACGGGTTGTGTCCAAGGTTTTTCTGTTTGCTGTGTGTCCAAACCGGTCTCCTCTGTTACACTAATCTCAATGTGAGCTGTAAGAAAGATTTAAACACTTCAGAGATTTTACCACCCAGCTAATATTAGTATATTAGCATACAACACtattgttattaatgttataaGGAATAAGCACTACATTTGTTCCACAGGATTAAGTGCCTCACTCAAAAGCGCTTAAAGTAACTTATGCTTCTATAATCTACCAGCTATTAGCCAAACAGAAAATTATTCTTGTGCTAGCATTAACTCAGCTTAACTCTTTGCCTGGCAGTCTTCAGTACCACACTAGCCTGTTATTTGTGAAAAGTCCTACACATTTGGAATGGAATGTTGAGCATGAAAGATGTAATCAGGATTTTATATCCATGCCAGAGAATTCCAGAGTGTAAGGAGgtaaaaacacagacaaaaacacCTACAAAAactttgtattatattataagcAATTCAAATCTATTTGCTATATtcattcaaaagaaaaaaaagaatagataatgaaaaaaatcatctgaaTCATTTCCTGTTCATAATAATGGACAAAGGTCATATAGTTTATCAGCCAAGATATGTTTGTTGTCCAGTTATCATGTCTTTCCTTCTCATCTGTACATTTTACTCAAGCACATCAGCTGCTATTAAAAATTCAAATTTCATGCTAATAACACCATCAAGGCCGTCACCCTCTTCATCAGGTAGATCACTAACCAACCATCATAAACAGATTCAATCTAAACATATGTTTCAGAGTGGAGAGGAGTGTTAAcaggataaataataaatgtggcATAGTGTAAAAGAAGCATTTTGGAGCTTCTGGTCTTACCACAGGTGTTTCCTATACATTCAATCGCCGTCTCTGGACATTTGGAGCATGGCACTCCTGATTCATATGGGTGTTTTCCCACTACATTCCCTCTGGAAATGAGACAAGAGATTACACATAGTTTTAGCATGATACTCACTTTGAAGCTGAGATAAAAGGTAAAAAGAAATGTGCACTATACGCTCTCAGAAAAACAGCACCGTGTGCATTTATTGATATCCTTtagcaacagaaaaaaatacaaataaatttttatttgtgaGGAAAATTACATTTCTCCATttcagaaaaatagaaaaattttCATGATGGAAAACAAGTTTCATCGTGGCTTTTTGACAGAATTGAAGTGTACAGTGATTTTGTCCTGATGTGCTGAAGACTACTTCAGATTCAAAGTAGGTTAATTAACAAAGACGTACGGTGGGTAGTAGTTGCAGACCAGAATTGTAGCGTTCTTATAGTCTGTATACTCAACCGTCCTGCAGAGGTGTGTGGCGCAGCCGACGCCGCTGCTCTTCGCCCACACTACCTGGAATAGCCACAGCACACAAAGTACAACACACCAGTAATGTAAAGCATATACACCTAGCTACATGTTTATTAAGTTAACATTTATTGGCTAgttaacatacacacaaaaacacacagtcaaagagcaatttatttatttattggtccACCATGTAGTAAAGTGTAAATAAAACCAATTTACCAAAAACTCTGATTAATTTGATGAAAAGTGTCTGACTTTCTTCCCACTCACAagcattgtgtgtttttagcCACATTTAGCCACACCCAAAATACTCCATACCGAGGGATGAACATTTGAAAATGGGGACTAAACAGTGTCAAATCTTCCAATAATGCATCGCCATAGACACACACTAATGCTTTCTACTTGTACATGGCGACCATTACTTTTGTCCAAATGGAATGCCATGAATGAAGCCAATTGTTTAAGTTTTGCATCAGTGAAAGGTATGATGTAAATGATGCAAGTGATCCTGCATAGCCTATTGTGGCcaattaagtgtgtgtttaagttctAATAGAATTTGGGGGTGCAACTAAATCTGTAACTGCttgtaaaataatagaaatgaaGATCAGAATCAGAGCCACTCAGGACTATCTGTACCACTCACTTGTGTGTAATGTCCGCACATGCCTGTCTCGCACGTGTTGCTCGCATAGTCGTAATTTTTTTGTTCATCAAACCTGCCAATGGAGAACAACCATTTGTATTGCATTTTCATTCAACAAAATGTTACAACATTGCACAAGGTTATTCAATTTGCTGCCGAACAGCACCAGAGCCGCAGTCAAATCTCATCTCAAATGACGTGAGTCACGACGTACCACTTAGCCATGGATTTGTTGAGACTTAAAGTTCCTGTGGTGATATAGAGGTTTTCTCCTAGTTCGTTCATCACTGCCTGGTTGTGCTCCCATATGCACTGAGCAGCATAATCTTCAGCCACCAAAGCTAGTCCATTATCCCACATCTGCATGACAACAAGCACAAGGTTAAGTTGTAAGGCGCTGTTATAAATGCtgtttaattctgattggtcagatggcgTCAGTTACTTTCCTGTAGCGGTTACTGAAATTAATATGGCAGCAAATCATAGGTATGTGCTTAAATGTGGTCATGTCTATAGGAACAGCTGGTTTCTATTCTTCACAAGGAAGAATCCTAAGCTGgatattaaatttattattataaatttataaataattatattataaaattattattttaaaaaatgtaaaatgatctATTTTCTGTGAGAAGGTAATTTATGTAACACTTATGGTAGGAGTTTCCCATGGTGGGGGAAGCTTTCAATCTTGGGAAGGTTGTTTTTCAGTTTCGCTCAATCACATGACAACCTGTGGTTTTTCATtctattaacttcaagagagagaaaaaacacgtgaggctggtgaaggaacggatgtttatagctgctgtaatgtggGAACAGGAGCGGGAACAGGAGCTAACTTGTTTTGAGGACATTCCACATCAAATCACATTAAATGGAAAACTGTTTAACTTGTCTAATGTTTAAATGAAACACCATCTTAGCATGGATTATTATCCTTTAACATTGTCTTGTATGGTGGATTCTCCACACAAATAGAGTCTCCGGAGTCTCactggagtctccagtgtcagaggtaaagctgtaggTTTTCCACTATGGAAAAGTCTTCAGCTTCCTGAGTATTTTCTGGTgaaatattacaccaagcgttAATAATAGCGTGTTTAAAGTCATATCTGTTTCAGTTTTGTATATTAATACACATTCCAACTGTGCTCCAACATCAGACACACCTGATCTATTACAGCCAGATGTTTTTGCCAGATGTGAAGATCCTAGAACTCTACTTACTACATTCCAATAAAATCTTCCATGTTgttctgttataggaaaatataaCACCCGGTTGTGGTGGTGTGATAAAGATACTGTTACTACTGCAAAGTTGCTTCTATTCCaataatcacatacacattgACTCTATTATTAGTGACATAACGATGATATTGTTCTATCCattgattaaataattatatattagtaGCTGTTACAAAGTGCCGACACCTGAGACTCCTTCTATTAATGTATAATTGTAAATGTTTTGCAGCAAACGTTACCATGCAGAGAGAGGCTCTGTGTTCTGACAAACGCTCTATGTATACAACTACTTACATACTAGATAGActactgatcaaaaggttgtgagtttgaatcccaggcacaccaagctgccactgttgtgcCATTGAAGAAGGTGCTTcatcctcaattgctcagctgtataaataaaataaaagtttaagtTGCTCTGggtaagggcgtctgccaaatgccagaaacgtAAATGTAACTAGGTTCTTTAATCCCTGAAAAACGAAtctacaccttctgaccaatcacagtgctgcagtataatgttaaaatgttattaatgttaCTCTAGCACTCCTCCTGAGTAAGTAATGCACTCAGGATCTCATTTAGTACAGTATAAAGGACACAGGGTTACCACATGGggaatttacacacacacacacacagagagagagaggcaaaacACATtactcagtctttttttttttttttggcagaactgtttccagcacacacacacatacacgcacacacactcacactcacacacacacacacacacacacacacatttatgtacTCAAAATCACCACAGGCATGCTGGCAGAGCTTAACGAAAACAAAATCTGGGGCCTTGTTTAActcaaacatacaaacatacagtCCTACAGAATCATCATCCTTGGAACTTCGTAGTTTATACTTCCTTTTGAGAAACTGTATGTTTTCATTCCCTTGATGTGAAGCGAGACTAACAATTAGAACATCATCATGAGACATCGTCCAACCACGCTGGATGTCcactttacacaaacacaa
The DNA window shown above is from Hemibagrus wyckioides isolate EC202008001 linkage group LG15, SWU_Hwy_1.0, whole genome shotgun sequence and carries:
- the LOC131365965 gene encoding peptidase inhibitor 16-like, with translation MIWKTVLHYARFGLILTLVSSQLTEKQKEEILNLHNIYRSVVKPEAADMLHMMWDNGLALVAEDYAAQCIWEHNQAVMNELGENLYITTGTLSLNKSMAKWFDEQKNYDYASNTCETGMCGHYTQVVWAKSSGVGCATHLCRTVEYTDYKNATILVCNYYPPGNVVGKHPYESGVPCSKCPETAIECIGNTCAHIEISVTEETGLDTQQTEKPWTQPVSSTGFTNLSVATLLLVGLMIAFIF